The Nitrospira sp. KM1 genome includes a window with the following:
- a CDS encoding sirohydrochlorin chelatase, translating into MMAGVVRGVVLVGHGGIPKDCPPELVTRLKRLEGQRRAANLPPSSEELELDTKIRRWPRTAQTDPYRSGLEAVASALRPQLNGVLFALAYNEFCAPTLEEAVDDLVAQGATHITVATTMFTPGGSHSEVEIPEILDALRTRHPGVNLRYAWPYDLNLVAALLRQQTNKFLA; encoded by the coding sequence ATGATGGCAGGAGTGGTTCGTGGCGTCGTGTTGGTAGGTCATGGAGGCATTCCGAAGGACTGCCCTCCGGAATTAGTGACGAGATTAAAGCGTTTGGAGGGGCAGCGGCGCGCGGCCAACCTGCCTCCTTCTTCGGAAGAATTGGAACTAGATACCAAGATTCGTCGATGGCCCAGGACGGCACAGACGGATCCTTACCGGTCCGGCCTCGAAGCTGTGGCGTCGGCGTTGCGGCCGCAGCTCAACGGCGTACTGTTTGCCTTGGCGTACAATGAATTTTGTGCTCCGACGCTGGAGGAGGCGGTCGATGACCTTGTTGCGCAAGGCGCGACGCATATCACCGTCGCTACGACGATGTTCACTCCTGGAGGATCCCATTCGGAAGTCGAAATTCCAGAAATTCTTGATGCGTTACGCACGCGTCACCCCGGGGTCAATTTGCGATATGCCTGGCCATATGATTTGAACTTGGTCGCCGCGCTTCTGAGACAACAAACCAACAAGTTCCTCGCGTAG